From Pseudomonas sp. CCI4.2, one genomic window encodes:
- a CDS encoding LysR family transcriptional regulator: MSDHLFSLRLFVRVARKGSFSAAGRDLNIPQPTVSRLVSALEKEGGRGAADSHHPCRQPDRSGGRISCSAEKVKRSQCGWTRNGR, encoded by the coding sequence ATGAGTGATCATCTGTTTTCTCTGCGATTGTTCGTCCGCGTCGCACGCAAAGGCAGCTTTTCGGCGGCGGGGCGCGACCTGAATATTCCGCAGCCCACCGTCTCGCGTCTGGTATCCGCCTTGGAAAAAGAAGGTGGGCGCGGCGCTGCTGATTCGCACCACCCGTGCCGTCAGCCTGACCGAAGCGGGGGCAGAATTTCTTGCTCGGCTGAAAAGGTAAAGCGGTCTCAGTGCGGGTGGACGCGCAACGGACGGTGA
- a CDS encoding LysR substrate-binding domain-containing protein translates to MDAQRTVKVNEVSTAAAVVGLGISMIQGGCWNEIHSGTLVQMLPEWNMGMIDVHAVFAAGRAAKPSARTFADFLIAELDETTLQRAKQPD, encoded by the coding sequence GTGGACGCGCAACGGACGGTGAAGGTGAATGAAGTATCAACCGCAGCAGCGGTCGTTGGGTTGGGGATCTCAATGATCCAGGGCGGCTGCTGGAATGAAATCCACTCAGGTACGTTGGTGCAGATGCTCCCGGAATGGAACATGGGCATGATTGACGTACATGCAGTGTTTGCGGCCGGTCGGGCAGCCAAACCATCAGCCCGAACGTTTGCGGATTTCCTTATTGCCGAGTTGGACGAGACGACCCTTCAGCGAGCCAAACAGCCTGACTGA
- a CDS encoding LysR substrate-binding domain-containing protein, with amino-acid sequence MQSMPTAHVSDNPDFQSRLPPLRGLEVFAAAARYGTFSRAAKALFVTQSAISRQIQQLEEHLGVILFIRHKTGLRMTPEAEALLPVVDDAFARLTNMCNNLRTASQVLTLRMPPTLATRWFLPLLPSLRVLMPDVDVRVTTYDAWEPRFEDSDIDAAIIHGRGDWKGVDAIPLMAERLTPVCSPEMAKRLTQPADLKSMPLLHCIPANGWRRWLEAAGVASIASHRGQTFDTLDLALSAATRGQGIALGDLNLVRESLKDGVLVAPFKTELNQGIGYYLIYPASRAQLPKIRALREWLLDAVSSPL; translated from the coding sequence ATGCAATCCATGCCTACAGCTCATGTATCGGACAACCCGGATTTTCAATCGCGACTGCCACCGCTGCGGGGCCTGGAAGTGTTCGCCGCGGCGGCGCGTTACGGCACATTTAGCCGTGCCGCCAAGGCGTTATTTGTCACCCAGAGCGCGATCAGCCGACAGATTCAACAGTTGGAAGAGCACCTGGGGGTAATCCTGTTTATCCGCCACAAAACCGGCCTGCGGATGACACCGGAAGCGGAGGCGTTACTGCCGGTGGTCGATGACGCTTTCGCACGCCTGACTAACATGTGCAACAACCTGCGCACCGCCAGCCAGGTATTGACCTTGCGCATGCCGCCCACCTTGGCCACCCGCTGGTTTCTGCCACTGCTGCCTAGCCTTCGGGTGTTAATGCCCGACGTGGACGTGCGCGTCACCACCTACGATGCGTGGGAGCCGCGCTTCGAGGACAGCGACATTGATGCGGCAATTATTCACGGCCGCGGCGATTGGAAAGGCGTCGACGCGATTCCGTTGATGGCCGAGCGACTCACGCCAGTGTGCTCGCCGGAAATGGCCAAGCGCCTGACACAACCCGCCGACCTGAAGTCGATGCCGCTGCTGCATTGCATACCGGCCAATGGCTGGCGCCGCTGGCTGGAAGCGGCCGGGGTCGCAAGCATCGCCTCCCATCGCGGACAGACGTTCGACACCCTGGACCTGGCGTTGTCGGCTGCAACCCGTGGACAGGGAATTGCCTTGGGCGACCTGAACCTGGTGCGAGAAAGTTTGAAAGACGGGGTGTTAGTGGCGCCGTTTAAAACGGAGCTTAATCAAGGCATTGGTTATTACCTGATCTACCCGGCTTCACGGGCGCAATTGCCAAAGATACGGGCGCTGCGGGAGTGGTTGTTGGATGCTGTTTCTTCCCCCCTGTAG